In Halobaculum magnesiiphilum, the following proteins share a genomic window:
- a CDS encoding glycosyltransferase, with translation MTAVSVVIPSNRERVLTTNSVPDRPDVEVQVRRDEGLNRARNAGVANASHDVVLILDDDLVFEKAWFERVIEWVAAEPRTVVTVRGTGILPQVSWPDGFTPGMGRVMGFRKEAWRDAGGFPVPCSHGGDTDFLMSAFEAGYTVVGIDHEFEHRDDDEDHYSFLDNIRWLATLLRRHPRLVGPRLPAILAEKLR, from the coding sequence ATGACCGCGGTCAGCGTCGTCATCCCTTCGAATCGCGAGCGGGTGTTGACGACCAACTCGGTGCCCGATCGTCCCGACGTAGAAGTGCAGGTTCGCCGGGATGAGGGACTCAATCGAGCCCGGAACGCGGGGGTGGCGAACGCGAGCCACGACGTAGTGTTGATCCTCGACGACGACCTCGTCTTCGAAAAGGCGTGGTTCGAACGGGTCATCGAATGGGTCGCGGCGGAACCGCGAACCGTCGTCACGGTAAGGGGAACCGGTATCCTCCCGCAGGTGTCGTGGCCAGACGGGTTCACGCCGGGGATGGGGCGCGTGATGGGGTTCAGGAAGGAAGCGTGGCGAGACGCCGGTGGGTTCCCGGTCCCCTGCTCACACGGTGGTGATACCGACTTCCTGATGAGTGCGTTCGAAGCGGGATACACCGTCGTCGGCATCGACCACGAGTTCGAACACCGGGACGACGACGAGGACCACTATAGCTTCCTCGACAACATCCGGTGGCTTGCTACGCTCCTGCGACGCCATCCGCGGCTGGTTGGTCCTCGCCTCCCCGCGATTCTCGCGGAGAAGCTTCGATAG